From Nicotiana tabacum cultivar K326 chromosome 20, ASM71507v2, whole genome shotgun sequence, one genomic window encodes:
- the LOC107824841 gene encoding putative pentatricopeptide repeat-containing protein At1g69350, mitochondrial, with amino-acid sequence MFNHARISRIASSHLLLTTTKPLQTLTTQSSPKFSFPISQSQQCTQQKNPQDLLSLCSTTKSLLQTQQAHAVAITHGLLPISISISSTVILRYAAFSSDPRIIRTLFDQSLPFSRSAFLYNTLIRAQVIMGVADYSGFEIYNGMLRSGVKSDDHTFPFVIKLCSDFMEVKKGLEVHGLVVKSGFDYDVFVNNTLTLFYGNFGDLVGARKVFEEMPERDLISWNSIIRVFSDNGCYFEAIGMFRKMGLWSEFKPNEVSIVSVLPVCAVLEDVMVVSEIHCYVIKVGLDCQVTVGNAFVDAYGKCLNVESSRRVFDEMVERNEVSWNTMIGTFAHNVFNNHALESFRFMINEGWKVNSTTVSSLLPVLVELGEFSRGKEVHGFCLRTGLECDVFVANALIDMYAKLGRAAQASAVFHKMGIRNVVSWNTMVANFAQNKLELEAIGLFREMQSCGETPTSVTLTNVLPACARIGCLRSGKEIHARSIRNGSVIDLFVSNAITDMYAKCGCLNLAQNVFDTSLRDEVSYNILIVGNSQTSYCSKSLVLFSEMVMTGLKHDTVSFVGVLSACATISAIKQGKEIHAFAVRRLFHEHLFVSNSLLDFYTKCGRIDLSQKIFDKIENRDVASWNTMILGYGMLGDLHTAIDMFEAMREDGIEHDSVSYIAVLSACSHGGLVDRGKKYFNDMLAHNIEPSQMHYACMVDLLGRSGLMEEAINLITGLPYKPDANIWAALLGACRLHGNVDLGSWAAEHLLELQPEHPGYYALLSNMYAEAGRWGEADRIRELMKLRGVKKNPGCSWVQIQDKVHAFIVGQRLEGLDPCLSLESVG; translated from the coding sequence ATGTTCAACCATGCTCGCATTTCTCGTATAGCTTCTTCCCATCTTCTTCTCACCACAACAAAACCTCTACAAACTCTCACTACTCAATCATCGCCAAAATTTTCATTCCCCATTTCACAATCACAACAATGCACTCAACAGAAAAACCCACAAGATCTTCTCTCTTTATGTTCCACAACAAAATCCCTCCTTCAAACCCAACAAGCCCACGCCGTCGCCATTACTCATGGCCTTCTCCCTATCAGCATTTCCATTTCTTCCACTGTCATTCTCCGTTACGCCGCCTTTTCATCAGACCCAAGAATCATACGGACACTGTTCGATCAAAGTCTCCCTTTTTCACGTTCTGCGTTTCTTTACAATACACTTATTCGAGCTCAAGTGATTATGGGTGTTGCGGATTATAGTGGGTTTGAGATTTATAATGGGATGTTAAGAAGTGGCGTAAAGTCGGATGATCATACGTTCCCTTTTGTGATTAAGCTTTGTTCGGATTTTATGGAGGTTAAAAAAGGGTTGGAAGTTCATGGATTGGTGGTGAAATCTGGTTTTGATTATGATGTGTTTGTGAATAATACGCTGACTTTGTTTTATGGGAATTTTGGTGATTTGGTGGGTGCGCGAAAAGTGTTTGAAGAAATGCCTGAAAGGGATTTGATTTCGTGGAACAGTATTATTCGGGTGTTTTCGGAtaatgggtgttattttgaaGCTATTGGGATGTTTAGAAAGATGGGTTTGTGGTCCGAGTTTAAGCCCAATGAGGTAAGCATTGTGAGTGTATTGCCTGTTTGTGCAGTGTTGGAAGATGTGATGGTTGTTAGTGAGATTCATTGTTATGTGATCAAAGTAGGTTTAGACTGTCAAGTGACTGTTGGGAATGCGTTTGTTGATGCATACGGGAAGTGCTTAAATGTTGAGTCGTCAAGACGAGTTTTTGATGAGATGGTTGAAAGGAATGAGGTTTCTTGGAATACAATGATTGGTACTTTTGCTCATAATGTGTTTAATAACCATGCATTGGAAAGTTTCAGGTTTATGATTAATGAAGGTTGGAAAGTAAATTCGACTACAGTTTCAAGTTTGCTACCGGTCTTGGTTGAACTTGGCGAATTTAGTAGGGGAAAAGAAGTTCATGGTTTTTGTCTAAGGACAGGTTTAGAGTGTGATGTCTTTGTTGCGAATGCCTTGATTGATATGTATGCAAAATTGGGGCGTGCAGCTCAAGCATCTGCCGTGTTCCACAAAATGGGTATTAGAAATGTTGTGTCGTGGAATACAATGGTTGCAAATTTTGCTCAAAATAAGCTTGAGTTAGAGGCTATAGGACTTTTTAGGGAAATGCAATCTTGTGGTGAAACTCCAACATCTGTCACGCTGACAAATGTTCTTCCTGCATGTGCACGAATTGGTTGTCTTCGTTCAGGAAAGGAGATACATGCCAGGTCAATAAGGAACGGGTCTGTCATTGATCTCTTCGTCTCAAATGCTATAACCGATATGTATGCAAAATGTGGTTGCCTTAATCTGGCCCAAAATGTGTTTGACACGTCTCTTAGAGATGAGGTATCTTACAATATACTCATTGTTGGTAATTCACAGACAAGTTATTGCTCCAAGTCTCTTGTACTGTTCTCTGAAATGGTGATGACAGGGTTGAAGCATGACACAGTTTCCTTTGTTGGAGTTCTCTCAGCATGTGCAACTATTTCCGCGATTAAACAAGGAAAGGAAATTCATGCATTTGCAGTGAGAAGATTGTTTCATGAACATCTCTTCGTTTCAAATtctcttttggatttttatacCAAATGTGGACGGATTGATCTTTCCCAGAAGATATTTGACAAGATTGAGAACAGGGATGTAGCATCATGGAATACTATGATTTTAGGGTATGGGATGCTTGGCGATTTACATACTGCAATTGATATGTTTGAAGCCATGCGAGAGGATGGTATTGAACACGATTCAGTCTCCTATATTGCAGTTCTATCAGCATGTAGTCACGGAGGACTAGTTGATAGGGGGAAGAAATACTTTAATGACATGCTTGCTCATAACATTGAACCATCACAGATGCACTATGCTTGCATGGTTGATCTTCTTGGTCGTTCGGGGCTTATGGAGGAGGCCATTAACCTTATTACTGGTCTACCATATAAACCAGATGCCAATATTTGGGCTGCACTCCTTGGAGCATGCCGACTCCACGGAAATGTGGACTTGGGTTCTTGGGCAGCTGAGCACTTACTTGAGCTGCAGCCAGAGCATCCTGGGTACTATGCTCTGCTCTCAAATATGTATGCTGAAGCAGGCCGGTGGGGTGAAGCTGATAGGATCAGAGAATTGATGAAGTTGAGGGGTGTGAAGAAAAACCCTGGATGCAGTTGGGTTCAAATTCAAGACAAAGTGCATGCTTTTATTGTTGGACAAAGACTGGAAGGACTGGATCCGTGTTTGTCGCTTGAAAGTGTTGGTTGA